In Anaerolineae bacterium, the following proteins share a genomic window:
- a CDS encoding RidA family protein, with translation MREIISTEKAPPAIGPYSQAVKAGNFLFVAGQIGINPATGQLEEGVEAQTRQALLNLKAILEAAGASLDNVVRVGVFLQDLKDFQAMNAVYAEFFPQFPPARTTVQVAALPRGALVEIDAIAILP, from the coding sequence ATGAGGGAAATAATAAGCACTGAAAAAGCTCCCCCTGCTATAGGGCCTTACTCTCAAGCGGTAAAAGCCGGGAATTTTCTCTTTGTAGCGGGGCAAATCGGCATTAATCCGGCTACCGGGCAACTTGAGGAAGGGGTCGAAGCTCAGACCCGGCAAGCTCTCCTCAATCTTAAAGCTATATTGGAGGCGGCCGGGGCTTCACTGGACAACGTAGTAAGAGTTGGGGTTTTCCTGCAAGATTTGAAAGACTTTCAGGCCATGAATGCTGTTTACGCTGAATTCTTTCCTCAATTTCCTCCTGCCAGAACTACGGTGCAGGTAGCAGCTCTTCCGCGAGGAGCTTTGGTAGAGATTGACGCTATAGCCATATTGCCATGA
- a CDS encoding GAF domain-containing sensor histidine kinase produces the protein MQERFLEVFKARNLKECLERFLPIAVEATGAEGGSILVVSGERLAVKWGKIPPEALSILESWEKRIAERLREGAWSFSWKESLPIAEMALPNNAGRLYNLPIISGTQVAGALSLTGGYNYKLSPEAKRNLSSLLLPFSLVLPLYLKLDSALRRVEHLELFFQMSQHLVSTFDLNKLLLDTMEITSFVLDVMAASLLLIKEGTDELVLEVVYGQGGEAVRRVKGKIGEGLVGWVAQNGKPIIVNNVQSDPRFNPKVDARTGILAHSIICVPLQIKGKTIGVLEAINKRSDNGFDEEDLKILSTIAAHAAIAIENAKLHLSLKEERDKLLRVQEEIRQSLARNLHDSTLQYLSAISMGLEHLSRLLEVKPEAVKAEIDALTKMTKQAIKEARLLLFELRPLVLESQGLIPALRAYVEQLNSTEHFFTHLEVEGVNRPLKRSVERNIFSIVQEAINNVEKHAKAKNVWIKVTADGDYLSVSVVDDGVGFNVKEVLSRYEERGSLGLLNMQERAKAIGAQLSIRSNPQGPGRGTIVSLRIPLSLAVESGEEKNK, from the coding sequence ATGCAGGAACGATTTCTGGAAGTCTTCAAGGCTCGCAACCTCAAAGAGTGCCTGGAGCGATTTCTGCCCATTGCCGTAGAAGCAACTGGGGCAGAAGGGGGCTCCATTCTGGTGGTCTCCGGAGAAAGGTTGGCAGTGAAATGGGGTAAAATTCCTCCGGAAGCCCTCTCTATCCTTGAAAGCTGGGAGAAAAGGATTGCCGAAAGGCTGAGGGAAGGTGCATGGAGTTTCTCCTGGAAAGAGTCGCTTCCCATTGCGGAAATGGCCCTTCCCAACAACGCCGGTCGCCTTTACAACCTCCCCATTATTTCGGGAACTCAGGTGGCAGGGGCGTTGAGCCTGACGGGAGGCTACAACTATAAGCTTTCTCCAGAGGCTAAACGCAATCTATCCAGTCTTCTCCTTCCCTTCAGCCTGGTCCTGCCCCTCTACCTGAAACTCGATAGCGCCCTAAGAAGGGTAGAACATCTGGAGCTTTTCTTTCAGATGAGCCAGCACCTTGTATCCACCTTTGACCTCAATAAGCTTCTTTTAGACACAATGGAAATAACAAGCTTCGTGCTGGATGTCATGGCAGCTTCGTTGCTTCTCATAAAAGAAGGGACCGATGAGCTGGTGCTGGAGGTAGTTTACGGTCAAGGAGGGGAGGCGGTCCGAAGGGTTAAGGGCAAAATTGGAGAAGGACTTGTGGGCTGGGTAGCTCAGAACGGCAAGCCCATCATAGTAAACAATGTACAAAGTGACCCCCGCTTCAATCCGAAAGTGGACGCTCGCACGGGCATTCTCGCCCATTCCATAATATGTGTGCCGTTGCAGATTAAAGGTAAAACCATAGGCGTTCTCGAAGCCATTAATAAGCGATCGGACAACGGATTTGATGAGGAAGATCTCAAAATCTTAAGCACCATAGCCGCCCACGCAGCTATAGCTATAGAAAACGCTAAGCTGCACCTCTCTCTAAAGGAAGAAAGGGATAAACTTCTGCGGGTGCAGGAGGAAATAAGACAAAGTCTGGCCCGTAACCTCCACGACAGCACCCTGCAGTATCTTTCCGCTATATCCATGGGTCTTGAGCACCTCAGTCGCCTCTTGGAGGTGAAGCCAGAAGCCGTAAAAGCAGAGATTGATGCCCTCACCAAGATGACCAAACAGGCTATAAAGGAGGCAAGGCTTCTTCTCTTTGAACTTCGTCCCCTCGTCCTTGAAAGCCAGGGACTCATTCCTGCTCTCAGGGCCTACGTGGAGCAGCTCAACAGTACCGAGCATTTCTTCACGCACCTGGAGGTTGAAGGGGTGAACAGACCGCTCAAGCGGTCAGTGGAGCGTAATATCTTCTCAATCGTTCAAGAAGCTATAAATAATGTGGAAAAGCACGCTAAGGCCAAAAATGTGTGGATAAAGGTAACTGCTGACGGAGATTACTTGTCTGTCAGTGTGGTTGATGATGGCGTTGGCTTCAACGTTAAAGAGGTGCTCAGCAGGTATGAAGAGCGAGGAAGCTTGGGCCTCCTCAACATGCAGGAGAGAGCAAAGGCGATCGGAGCTCAGCTTTCTATAAGGTCAAACCCTCAGGGGCCAGGCCGGGGCACCATCGTATCCCTGCGGATACCCCTTTCGCTGGCGGTTGAATCAGGGGAGGAAAAGAACAAATAA
- a CDS encoding HNH endonuclease yields MLEGSVLVLNSTYEPLSIVSVRRAIVLVLKEKAEIVEATDAYLRSEKLCLPVPLVIRLVAYVKVPKFINIPLTRKTVLARDHYTCQYCGRQLPKSELTLDHIVPRRKGGKTEWENVVTACKICNHRKGDRTPEEAGMRLIAKPCRPRYMVFVLLGEARCHEAWRKYLFV; encoded by the coding sequence ATGCTGGAAGGCTCTGTCCTGGTCCTCAATTCCACGTACGAACCGCTGAGCATAGTCTCGGTGAGAAGAGCTATAGTACTTGTCCTCAAGGAGAAAGCCGAGATTGTAGAAGCTACTGATGCCTATTTGCGTTCTGAAAAGCTGTGTCTTCCAGTTCCCCTGGTCATAAGGCTTGTGGCCTATGTGAAGGTGCCAAAGTTTATCAATATTCCCCTTACTCGCAAGACTGTCCTGGCGCGGGACCATTACACATGTCAGTACTGTGGGAGGCAGTTGCCCAAGAGTGAGCTCACTCTGGATCATATAGTTCCCCGTCGCAAGGGTGGGAAAACCGAATGGGAGAACGTGGTTACCGCATGCAAGATATGTAACCATCGCAAAGGGGATCGCACTCCTGAAGAAGCAGGCATGCGCCTCATTGCGAAGCCTTGCCGTCCCCGCTATATGGTGTTTGTCCTCTTAGGGGAAGCTCGGTGCCACGAAGCCTGGAGGAAATACCTCTTTGTTTAA
- a CDS encoding glycosyltransferase family 4 protein: MRVLMISWEYPPHIVGGLGKHVTELSPALVQKGIDLYLLTPAWAGGEPYEVVDGVKVYRVEPARENGDIYTIAWKTNLHLQEKAHELWNQTGGFEIIHVHDWLVSFAGCALKRSHKTPLIATIHATERGRGRGYLHSQTSEAIHSTEWWLTYEAWRVICCSKHMAWEVREYFQVPEDKIDVIPNGIKPERFDRWEGVDLSEFRNMYALPEEKIVLFVGRLVEEKGPQILLEAVPLVLARFPLAKFVIVGTGPMLEHLRHRTWELGVAHKVLFTGFIPDEDRDRLFKVADVAVFPSLYEPFGIVALEAMAARCPVVVSEVGGFAEVVRHAETGITVYPNNVESLVWGILHTLENPHWTELRVKNAYQEVVEKYNWEKIAEMTVEVYRRVWEERQRVYW, from the coding sequence ATTGACCTTTATTTATTGACCCCCGCCTGGGCTGGAGGAGAACCCTATGAAGTGGTAGATGGGGTAAAGGTTTACAGAGTGGAACCTGCGAGGGAAAATGGGGATATCTACACCATTGCCTGGAAAACGAACCTCCATCTTCAGGAAAAAGCTCATGAGCTCTGGAACCAGACCGGTGGATTTGAGATAATCCATGTGCACGATTGGCTTGTATCTTTCGCTGGCTGTGCTCTCAAGCGCTCCCATAAAACCCCTCTTATTGCCACAATCCACGCTACCGAAAGAGGCCGGGGCCGGGGCTACCTCCACAGCCAGACTTCCGAAGCTATTCACAGCACTGAATGGTGGCTTACCTACGAAGCCTGGAGGGTGATCTGCTGCAGCAAACACATGGCGTGGGAAGTGCGGGAGTATTTTCAGGTGCCGGAGGATAAAATTGACGTAATCCCCAATGGCATCAAGCCTGAGCGTTTTGACCGCTGGGAAGGGGTGGATTTAAGCGAGTTTCGCAATATGTATGCACTGCCTGAAGAAAAAATAGTCCTTTTTGTGGGGAGATTGGTGGAAGAAAAAGGGCCGCAAATCTTGCTGGAGGCTGTCCCCTTGGTTTTGGCTCGTTTCCCCTTAGCTAAATTTGTAATAGTGGGCACAGGCCCCATGCTGGAGCATTTGCGCCACAGAACATGGGAATTGGGCGTAGCTCACAAAGTCCTTTTCACGGGATTCATTCCCGACGAAGACCGGGACAGGCTCTTCAAAGTAGCCGATGTAGCAGTGTTTCCGAGCCTCTACGAACCCTTTGGAATAGTAGCCCTGGAGGCAATGGCTGCTCGCTGCCCCGTAGTGGTCTCCGAAGTGGGCGGATTTGCGGAAGTGGTCCGCCACGCCGAGACCGGCATAACCGTTTATCCCAACAACGTGGAATCCCTCGTCTGGGGTATACTTCACACCCTGGAAAATCCTCATTGGACAGAGCTGAGGGTTAAAAACGCCTATCAAGAGGTGGTGGAAAAGTACAACTGGGAGAAAATTGCCGAAATGACTGTAGAGGTATACAGGAGAGTGTGGGAAGAAAGGCAACGTGTCTACTGGTAA
- a CDS encoding transcriptional regulator: protein MNADISIKRKILGIVLEKARTKAGKTLKECARAIGVTPLYLAKVEKGEKELDLAQLEILARFLGFPPLVLWEGNLDSPHSESPFPPPEEAVKVRRKIIGLLLEKARIQAGKSLSEAARFLGIPARTLKAYEKGDKPVPLSHLETLAEFYGLGKDFFLQQALFSEDEKLHREIENFLKLPEEIRAFVANPSNVLYLKSALHLSKLSTQALRDFAASLLDITL from the coding sequence ATGAATGCTGATATCAGCATAAAACGGAAAATTCTGGGGATTGTCCTGGAAAAAGCTCGCACAAAAGCCGGTAAAACTCTTAAAGAATGCGCCAGGGCTATAGGCGTTACTCCTCTATACCTGGCTAAAGTGGAAAAGGGGGAAAAGGAATTGGATTTGGCCCAGCTGGAGATCCTGGCTCGCTTTTTGGGTTTTCCCCCTCTGGTCCTCTGGGAAGGAAATCTGGATAGCCCCCACTCTGAGAGTCCCTTCCCTCCACCAGAAGAGGCCGTAAAGGTCAGGCGTAAAATTATCGGTTTGCTTCTGGAAAAAGCAAGAATTCAGGCAGGAAAAAGTCTCTCGGAAGCCGCCAGGTTTCTGGGAATACCAGCTCGCACCCTTAAGGCTTACGAAAAGGGAGATAAGCCTGTCCCTCTCTCCCACTTGGAAACCCTCGCCGAATTCTACGGACTGGGCAAAGATTTCTTCCTTCAGCAGGCTCTTTTCAGTGAAGATGAAAAGCTTCACAGGGAAATCGAAAATTTCCTCAAACTACCAGAAGAAATTCGCGCCTTCGTAGCTAATCCTTCCAACGTGCTTTACCTCAAATCTGCTTTGCATCTCAGTAAACTCTCTACTCAGGCTTTGCGGGATTTTGCCGCCAGCCTCCTGGATATAACCCTTTAA
- a CDS encoding redoxin family protein, which produces MGKTKLAIPAISGAIVVLAIAFLVVAVFFLLASTKSTSLKEGDKIPPISVVLYDGSTLTIPGGKPVVVHFWASWCRECLKEVPIWKNADEEEALFVWISYKDAESKALEFLRKWEITFPAGKDPGGKLARLFGVTGVPETYFIKADGTLLRRHIGPLEEEELRRFLHELVGR; this is translated from the coding sequence ATGGGTAAGACGAAACTGGCGATTCCAGCGATATCCGGAGCCATCGTGGTGTTAGCGATAGCCTTTCTGGTTGTGGCTGTGTTTTTCCTCTTGGCCTCCACAAAATCAACAAGTTTAAAGGAAGGCGATAAAATCCCCCCCATCTCCGTTGTCCTTTACGATGGCTCCACCCTCACAATACCGGGCGGTAAACCAGTGGTGGTGCATTTTTGGGCCAGCTGGTGCAGAGAATGTTTGAAAGAGGTCCCTATCTGGAAAAATGCAGATGAAGAAGAGGCCCTTTTTGTATGGATAAGCTACAAAGATGCAGAGAGCAAAGCCCTGGAGTTCCTCCGGAAATGGGAGATAACCTTTCCAGCTGGAAAGGACCCGGGGGGAAAACTGGCGAGGCTATTTGGAGTCACGGGCGTCCCTGAAACGTATTTCATTAAAGCCGATGGAACCCTTCTGCGCCGTCATATAGGCCCCCTGGAGGAGGAGGAACTTCGCCGCTTTCTCCACGAACTGGTTGGGAGATAG